In the Hordeum vulgare subsp. vulgare chromosome 7H, MorexV3_pseudomolecules_assembly, whole genome shotgun sequence genome, one interval contains:
- the LOC123407855 gene encoding 20 kDa chaperonin, chloroplastic, which translates to MSSVQLSGAGVAAMAFNNNGLRLSQTSAVRVCSSRRSSRSLVVKAATVVTPKYTSLKPLGDRVLVKLSAAEEKTIGGILLPSSAQSKPQGGEIVAVGGGRTIGDKKVEVSIPTGSQVVYSKYAGTEVEYNNSKHLIMKEDDIIGILESDDVKDMKPLNDRVLIKVAEASDKTEAGLILTETTKEKPSIGTVVAVGPGSLDEEGNRQPLSVSPGSTVLYSKYAGGEFKGTDGTNYIVLRVSDVMAELS; encoded by the exons ATGTCGTCGGTGCAGCTCTCTGGTGCCGGTGTTGCGGCTATGGCCTTCAACAACAACGGCCTGCGCCTCTCTCAGACGTCCGCAGTCAGGGTGTGCTCGTCCAGGCGCTCGTCCCGTAGCCTAGTTGTCAAAGCTGCCACTGTCGTCACCCCCAAG TATACATCACTCAAGCCTCTGGGAGACAGAGTGCTTGTGAAGCTTAGCGCGGCTGAGGAGAAGACCATTGGCGGAATCTTGCTTCCATCGTCCGCGCAGTCTAAGCCTCAGGGAGGCGAGATCGTTGCTGTTGGAGGGGGTAGAACCATTGGGGATAAGAAGGTGGAGGTCAGCATACCG ACTGGATCTCAAGTTGTATATTCAAAGTATGCTGGTACTGAGGTTGAATACAACAACTCCAAGCATCTTATTATGAAAGAGGATGACATCATAGGTATTCTTGAATCTGATGATGTCAAAGACATGAAGCCTCTCAATGACCGGGTTCTGATCAAG GTTGCAGAGGCTTCAGACAAGACTGAAGCTGGTCTTATCCTCACCGAGACAACCAAGGAGAAGCCATCCATTGGAACA GTTGTAGCTGTTGGTCCGGGCTCACTCGACGAGGAAGGCAACAGGCAGCCGCTGTCGGTGTCACCAGGCAGCACTGTGCTGTACTCCAAGTACGCAGGCGGCGAGTTCAAGGGCACTGATGGCACCAACTACATTGTGTTGAGAGTGTCAGATGTGATGGCTGAGCTCTCTTAA